A genome region from Manihot esculenta cultivar AM560-2 chromosome 5, M.esculenta_v8, whole genome shotgun sequence includes the following:
- the LOC110615011 gene encoding protein ALTERED PHOSPHATE STARVATION RESPONSE 1, which translates to MGCSTSRIDHLPVVSLCHDRCKFLDEALYQSYALADAHLAYMHSLKSLGPSLRRFFDQNLDNSLSDCNSNGDSAAAKHNPLKSSPSPHHCPSSSNSESHLDFSSDSEDDEFKDGDVDPLHRIHTNYFERQTSTPSKSDLYAYHEPNKYDYFANNGGLFRSRASPYGASSPDGGSAWKTPSPPPPSGSTWEFLNFFDTYERYELPVKDKEGIHELKDELENKIHGDSVNLAGEKKQSKVKLTVENGDAKQPEVDVVQMNVISEKEKQASAESKNQSTPDIMSELENLFEKAAESGNPVLKILDTGKVRYYHKNSIYQGVSSKMLHVVNPLVIPSKNTEPTSTEKIGSVRVGSDEDLAVISVNLSSTLKKLCMWEKKLYDEVKAEEKLRIMLARTYRQIKNIGEKDAEANKVDSARNLIRALSTKIKVAIQVIDRTSIAINKLRDEELWPLISELIQKLLEMWKAMLECHRRQNQAVVEARGLDAIVSNGKFSEIHLEAAIQLKIELQNCNLSFSNWITAQKSYIKALNGWLLKFLPREPQEMPDETEPLSPGKAGVPLPPVFAFFNQWSHAIGIISEMEVINTMYGLFMSINQLVERHYIYLQQRLIADKDLERRIKILEREEKRMQKLMQARVKKTFLASKDVNGTPFPGGAVHQSEVTHNSSLQSNLKQLFMAIEKFSSNSVQAYEELHVLVEEGRNPEGP; encoded by the exons ATGGGCTGCTCCACCTCCAGAATTGACCATCTCCCGGTGGTGTCCCTGTGTCACGACCGCTGCAAGTTCCTCGACGAAGCGCTCTACCAAAGCTATGCCCTTGCTGATGCTCATCTCGCCTACATGCACTCCCTCAAGTCTCTTGGCCCTTCTCTCCGCCGTTTCTTTGATCAAAACCTTGATAATAGTCTCTCCGATTGTAACTCCAACGGTGATTCCGCTGCTGCTAAACATAATCCCTTGAAATCTTCTCCTTCACCTCATCACTGTCCCTCCAGTTCAAACTCTGAGTCGCACCTCGATTTTTCTTCTGATTCAGAGGATGACGAATTTAAGGACGGAGATGTTGATCCTCTTCATCGAATCCACACCAATTATTTTGAAAGGCAAACCTCGACTCCATCAAAATCAGATTTATATGCTTATCATGAACCTAATAAGTACGACTATTTCGCAAATAACGGTGGCCTTTTTCGTTCTCGTGCGTCTCCTTACGGTGCATCCTCTCCAGACGGTGGTTCTGCATGGAAAACCCCTTCGCCTCCTCCTCCGAGTGGCTCCACTTGGgagtttttaaatttctttgatACATATGAAAGATATGAATTACCAGTTAAGGACAAGGAAGGAATTCATGAGCTCAAAGACGAATTAGAGAATAAAATTCATGGAGATTCCGTAAATTTGGCGGGAGAGAAGAAACAGAGTAAGGTAAAATTAACAGTGGAAAATGGCGATGCGAAGCAGCCTGAGGTTGATGTGGTACAGATGAACGTTATTTCAGAGAAAGAGAAACAAGCTTCTGCCGAGTCTAAGAATCAAAGTACCCCTGATATTATGAGTGAACTGGAGAATCTCTTTGAGAAAGCTGCGGAGTCAGGAAATCCAGTACTAAAGATCCTTGATACAGGAAAAGTCCGCTACTATCATAAGAATTCCATCTATCAAG GAGTTTCTTCCAAGATGTTGCATGTGGTTAACCCCTTGGTGATCCCTTCTAAAAATACCGAGCCCACATCTACAGAGAAGATTGGTTCTGTCCGTGTGGGTTCTGATGAAGATTTGGCTGTGATTTCAGTGAATTTGTCTTCCACTCTTAAGAagctatgcatgtgggagaagAAACTATATGATGAAGTCAAG GCTGAGGAAAAATTACGTATTATGCTTGCAAGGACCTATAGACAGATAAAAAATATTGGGGAGAAAGATGCAGAGGCCAATAAAGTTGATTCTGCTCGAAATTTAATCAGAGCATTATCTACTAAAATAAAAGTTGCAATTCAGGTTATTGACAGAACATCGATTGCTATCAATAAGCTAAGGGATGAAGAACTGTGGCCACTGATCAGTGAACTGATACAAAA GTTGCTTGAAATGTGGAAAGCCATGCTAGAATGCCACAGACGTCAAAACCAAGCAGTTGTGGAAGCCAGAGGTCTAGATGCCATAGTATCCAACGGGAAGTTCAGTGAAATTCATTTGGAAGCGGCAATACAACTCAAGATTGAACTTCAGAACTGTAATCTGAGCTTTTCCAATTGGATCACTGCCCAAAAAAGCTATATCAAAGCCTTGAATGGTTGGCTTTTAAAATTTCTTCCACGTGAACCTCAAGAAATGCCTGATGAAACGGAACCATTATCTCCTGGTAAGGCTGGGGTTCCCCTTCCTCCTGTGTTCGCTTTCTTTAACCAGTGGTCACATGCCATTGGTATAATCTCAGAGATGGAAGTGATCAACACCATGTACGGACTTTTCAtgagcataaatcaattagtaGAAAGGCATTATATATACTTGCAGCAAAGACTGATAGCAGACAAGGATTTAGAGAGAAGAATAAAGATTTTGGAAAGAGAGGAGAAAAGGATGCAAAAGTTAATGCAAGCTCGAGTGAAGAAGACGTTTCTAGCCAGTAAGGACGTGAATGGCACCCCTTTTCCTGGAGGGGCTGTGCATCAGAGTGAAGTGACCCACAATAGTAGTCTTCAATCGAACCTGAAACAATTATTCATGGCCATAGAGAAATTCTCCTCTAACAGCGTGCAAGCATACGAGGAACTTCATGTGCTTGTCGAAGAAGGCAGGAACCCAGAAGGTCCTTAA
- the LOC110615696 gene encoding serine/threonine-protein kinase BSK1 — MGCCQSSCLGVVISQEKASKNYLHQAQNHHPSHPANGNDPHSAASGGLRGFIEFSLADLKAATNNFSPEFIVSESGEKAPNIVYKGRLQNQDNRTWIAVKKFTKLAWPDPKQFADEALGVAKLKHKRLANLIGYCCEGDERLLVAEYMPNDILAKHLFHWENQTIEWALRLRVALYIAEALDYCSSEGRPLYHDLNAYRVLFDENGDPRLSCFGLMKNSRDGKSYSTNLAYTPPEYLQTGRVTPESVIFSFGTVLLDLLSGKHIPPSHALDMIRGKNILLLMDSHLEGHFSTEEATVVFDLASECLQYEPRERPNTKDLVATLAPLQNKPDVPSYVMLGIPKHEEAPPTPQHPLSPMGDACSRMDLTAIHQILVMTHYKDDEGTNELSFQEWTQQMRDMLEARKRGDVAFRDKDFRTAIECYSQFIDVGTMISPTVYARRSLCYLLCDQPDAALRDAMQAQCVYPDWSTAFYMQAVALAKLDMHKDAADMLNEAAALEEKKQRGGRAS; from the exons ATGGGTTGTTGCCAATCTTCCTGCTTGGGAGTTGTTATCTCCCAGGAAAAAGCCTCTAAAAACTATCTTCATCAGGCGCAGAATCACCATCCTTCTCACCCGGCCAACGGCAACGACCCTCACTCGGCTGCCTCTGGAGGTCTGCGAGGTTTCATCGAGTTTTCCCTCGCTGACCTAAAAGCCGCAACGAATAACTTTAGTCCTGAGTTTATCGTTTCGGAGAGCGGTGAAAAGGCTCCCAATATCGTCTATAAAGGCCGCTTACAGAACCAGGACAACCGCACTTGGATCGCTGTCAAGAAATTCACGAAACTTGCCTGGCCCGATCCCAAACAATTCGCT GATGAGGCATTGGGTGTAGCGAAGTTGAAGCACAAGAGGCTAGCAAATTTGATAGGGTATTGCTGCGAAGGGGATGAGAGGTTGCTTGTGGCAGAGTACATGCCCAATGATATCCTTGCGAAACATCTATTTCACT GGGAGAATCAAACCATTGAGTGGGCCCTGCGATTAAGAGTTGCTCTGTACATCGCTGAAGCTTTAGATTATTGTAGTTCTGAAGGCCGTCCGTTGTACCATGATTTAAATGCTTATAGGGTTCTTTTTGATGAG AATGGAGACCCTCGGCTTTCATGTTTTGGCTTGATGAAAAATAGTAGGGATGGAAAAAGTTACAGCACAAATCTTGCATATACTCCCCCTGAATATCTACAAACTG GAAGGGTCACTCCTGAAAGTGTTATCTTCAGCTTTGGGACTGTCCTTTTGGATCTTCTCAGTGGAAAGCACATACCTCCTAGTCAT GCTCTTGATATGATAAGGGGAAAAAACATCCTTCTCTTAATGGATTCACATTTGGAGGGACACTTCTCAACTGAAGAGGCAACTGTTGTCTTTGATCTTGCTTCAGAATGTTTACAATATGAACCCAGAGAGCGGCCGAATACGAAGGATCTTGTTGCTACCCTTGCACCACTGCAAAATAAACCTGAT GTTCCGTCATATGTGATGCTTGGAATTCCGAAGCATGAGGAAGCACCTCCTACTCCACAACACCCTCTTTCTCCAATGGGTGATGCCTGTTCACGGATGGATCTCACAGCTATACATCAGATTTTGGTAATGACGCATTACAAGGATGATGAAGGAACTAATGAG TTATCTTTCCAAGAGTGGACCCAACAAATGAGAGATATGTTGGAGGCCAGAAAGCGTGGAGATGTAGCATTTCGCGACAAAGATTTTAGAACTGCTATAGAATGCTATTCTCAG TTCATAGATGTAGGAACGATGATTTCTCCAACTGTTTATGCAAGGCGAAGCCTGTGCTATCTTCTATGTGATCAACCAGATGCTGCCCTACGAGATGCAATGCAAGCACAGTGTGTCTACCCTGATTGGTCTACAGCATTTTACATGCAAGCTGTAGCTCTTGCCAAGCTGGACATGCACAAGGATGCGGCTGACATGTTGAATGAGGCTGCTGCACTAGAAGAAAAAAAGCAACGTGGAGGGAGAGCATCTTGA
- the LOC110615695 gene encoding ATP-dependent zinc metalloprotease FTSH, chloroplastic: MASISNPLLSSNFFGSKILHSPPTPKTTKLPFLFPFSSTRKSQIAQAILNRKQPISDSLKSIPSQATLAALLVSSLTPQALALDNATPPTPPPVIEAQPTKPTPSSTSPFSQNLLLTAPKPQSQSASDLPDGSQWRYSEFLNAVKKGKVERVRFSKDGSALQLTAVDGRRATVIVPNDPDLIDILAMNGVDISVSEGDSGNGLFNFIGNLIFPFLAFAGLFFLFRRAQGGPGGPGGLGGPMDFGRSKSKFQEVPETGVTFGDVAGADQAKLELQEVVDFLKNPDKYTALGAKIPKGCLLVGPPGTGKTLLARAVAGEAGVPFFSCAASEFVELFVGVGASRVRDLFEKAKAKAPCIVFIDEIDAVGRQRGAGLGGGNDEREQTINQLLTEMDGFSGNSGVIVLAATNRPDVLDSALLRPGRFDRQVTVDRPDVAGRVKILQVHSRGKALAKDVDFEKIARRTPGFTGADLQNLMNEAAILAARRDLKEISKDEISDALERIIAGPEKKNAVVSDEKKKLVAYHEAGHALVGALMPEYDPVAKISIIPRGQAGGLTFFAPSEERLESGLYSRSYLENQMAVALGGRVAEEVIFGQENVTTGASNDFMQVSRVARQMVERFGFSKKIGQVAIGGPGGNPFLGQQMSSQKDYSMATADVVDAEVRELVEKAYSRAKHIITTHIDILHKLAQLLIEKETVDGEEFMSLFIDGKAELYVA, encoded by the exons ATGGCATCGATCAGCAACCCTTTGCTTTCTTCAAACTTCTTTGGTTCTAAAATCCTCCATTCTCCTCCAACTCCCAAAACCACCAAATTACCATTTCTTTTCCCTTTCTCCTCTACAAGAAAGTCGCAAATTGCTCAAGCTATCCTCAATAGAAAACAGCCCATTTCAGATTCTTTGAAATCAATCCCTTCACAAGCCACTTTGGCTGCTTTGCTTGTCTCTTCTCTAACCCCACAAGCCTTAGCCTTAGACAACGCCACTCCACCCACTCCACCACCTGTAATTGAAGCCCAACCCACCAAACCCACCCCTTCAAGTACCTCTCCTTTCTCGCAAAACCTTCTCCTCACTGCCCCAAAACCTCAATCCCAATCCGCCTCTGACCTCCCTGATGGCAGCCAATGGCGATACAGCGAGTTCCTCAACGCGGTCAAGAAGGGCAAAGTCGAGAGAGTTCGTTTCAGCAAAGATGGTTCTGCCCTCCAGCTCACCGCCGTAGATGGCCGCCGAGCTACCGTCATTGTTCCTAATGACCCTGATCTAATAGACATTCTAGCTATGAATGGGGTGGATATCTCTGTCTCTGAGGGAGATTCTGGCAACGGGCTTTTCAATTTTATTGGAAATCTTATATTCCCATTCCTGGCTTTCGCAGGATTGTTCTTTCTCTTCCGCCGGGCACAGGGAGGTCCTGGTGGACCCGGCGGATTAGGCGGGCCCATGGATTTCGGAAGATCGAAATCAAAATTCCAAGAAGTGCCGGAAACTGGTGTAACATTTGGGGATGTGGCAGGAGCAGACCAAGCAAAATTGGAACTTCAAGAGGTTGTAGATTTCTTGAAGAACCCAGATAAGTACACAGCTTTAGGAGCTAAAATTCCCAAAGGGTGTTTATTAGTTGGGCCACCTGGAACAGGGAAGACCCTGTTGGCTAGAGCAGTTGCTGGAGAGGCAGGAGTGCCATTTTTCTCCTGCGCGGCATCGGAGTTTGTTGAGTTGTTCGTGGGAGTTGGGGCATCTAGAGTGAGAGATTTGTTTGAGAAAGCCAAGGCGAAGGCTCCGTGCATTGTATTTATTGATGAGATTGATGCCGTGGGAAGGCAGAGAGGAGCTGGTCTTGGAGGTGGAAATGATGAGAGAGAGCAGACTATTAATCAGTTGTTGACTGAAATGGATGGATTTTCAGGCAATTCGGGTGTTATAGTGTTGGCGGCCACTAATAGACCTGATGTTCTTGATTCTGCTTTGTTAAGACCTGGGAGGTTTGATAGACAAGTTACTGTGGACAGGCCTGATGTTGCTGGTAGAGTGAAGATACTTCAG GTTCACTCTAGGGGAAAGGCTCTCGCAAAAGATGTAGACTTTGAAAAGATTGCCCGGAGAACCCCAGGATTCACTGGAGCTGATCTGCAGAATCTGATGAATGAAGCTGCCATACTTGCAGCTAGGCGTGACCTTAAAGAAATAAGCAAAGATGAGATATCTGATGCTCTTGAGAGGATTATTGCTGGGCCAGAGAAGAAAAATGCTGTTGTCTCAGATGAGAAGAAAAAATTAGTTGCCTATCATG AGGCTGGGCATGCTTTAGTTGGTGCACTGATGCCGGAATATGATCCTGTAGCCAAGATATCCATCATTCCTCGTGGTCAAGCTGGTGGTCTTACATTTTTTGCTCCAAGTGAGGAGAGGCTTGAGTCTGGATTATACAGTAGAAGCTACTTGGAGAATCAGATGGCTGTTGCATTAGGTGGAAG GGTTGCTGAGGAGGTGATCTTTGGTCAGGAAAATGTGACAACAGGAGCTTCAAATGATTTCATGCAAGTTTCTCGGGTAGCAAGGCAGATGGTTGAGAGATTTGGTTTCAGCAAAAAGATCGGACAAGTTGCCATTGGTGGACCTGGTGGGAATCCTTTCTTAGGTCAACAG ATGTCATCCCAAAAGGACTATTCTATGGCCACTGCAGATGTGGTGGATGCAGAAGTAAGGGAGCTGGTGGAGAAGGCATATTCAAGGGCCAAACATATCATCACAACTCACATTGACATTCTGCACAAGCTTGCTCAGCTGCTTATAGAGAAAGAAACTGTTGATGGAGAAGAATTCATGAGTCTCTTCATTGATGGAAAAGCAGAATTATATGTTGCCTGA